From Marivirga harenae, one genomic window encodes:
- a CDS encoding efflux RND transporter permease subunit, whose protein sequence is MSKNGLLHTIIKRKVLVSMLFIGFSVMGYISYNKLPVELFPNVELPVLIVQVGTTSEVDPKYMEREAIVPLESAISTLEGIEEITSNADSQQGMIFISFRKGVNIKYAYLKLEQKVGAIKSDLGSEFLVNIIKIDTDQFTNAFMDLQVLGSSGVDRVRNVTDQYITDRLNDIEGIGGVEVFGGRQKTVEIIMNDAVCEANGITPNTISSVLSQNSNKSAFAGQIERNGEQIFVNVTAELKDIKNIQNLVVSEKGPLLLSDVADVFFGVKKQTSLSRINGKDAVSIRLSKAPQANLIALSETSLEAIDAINEDLEALGVEIVVQSNQAELMNSNIDQIKNLAVTGGLLAIFVLWVFLRRLKFILSIALAIPISVYTAFNFFYAAGISINSLTLIGMALAIGMLLDNSVVVLENIYRHVVNKKKKEDAVVDGTKEVMRSVIAATLTTVTVFLPFIFSSNFLITMIGTHIGISIISTLLVSLVVALVLIPMLAHSAINKEDQEKAPLIKNASIRQRMIQMYVVILKSCFRRPLFTVIGGLVLFFVTIGLSFLVSMTGPTEVEDTQMNMFVTMPQGATLETTDLKTRSIEEKVMEIPVVDKVISQISEGDAVLTVMLIEGFKDLDSISIPDVQNKLKSISSSFEDMDISLDEPPPSRSGQSGVGSSASSDFERMLGIGTPTERIIIKGQDFELMKIIANDINNYVSGLQSIKRSTVNISPERPEAHILFDQKRMSANMITQQNVAIGLNDFQPSFSSGSNFVSGGEEFEITIQTQNQVNQAAKEMKDLREMPITSTTGVSHSLADIGSVIYSSGESTITRLNQEKRIEITYSFIDEVTKSESLLESSRVEIDQVVSSVNIPKGMVVDVIHDEGMYDELYFFIFAAIMIIFMILAAVFESIYLPIVIMFSIPLAGIGAFLGLTFTGNSLLNANTLIGLMILLGVVVNNGIILIDYSRILRRRGYNKYRSLMMSGISRIRPILITSITTFVAMLPLALGDAEYVTSIGQPFAVTVMGGLAFATILTLIYIPTMSAGLESVLQWFRNLKMSTKLIQIALMIFFASLIYLQIEGMLWQVIWFLSAIILIPGGTYFIMTSLRQANAKMVAPDEAMHIEIQNLTKVYGRDKRWIREWKGNKRLFDERNEEPVSRKSILQNSIWQGALIAFLVYFIYFFLDKAFWQLLFMISLHALLLSIFKEVAQLAGKGRKLIRFIYSILYWGFPIISAVYLYSDIQVKGVGVFLIILWFTGLFLVRVARKLSEKPVVVEQIKGRFAKIKRLYYKLLLAIPYVKPKKSQFKALKGVSLNIEQGMFGLLGPNGAGKTTLMRILCGIMDQSYGKIWINGHDTTLKREELQGLIGYLPQAFGTYENMTPYEFLDYQAILRKISQKDVREERVQYVLKAVHMDEHQHKKIGSFSGGMKQRIGIAQILLHLPKILVVDEPTAGLDPLERIRFRNLLVELSRERIVVFSTHIIEDIASSCNNLAVLISGNIEYMGSPTTMAELADDKVWEFHLSPEQFEAKKENYLIVHHMREGDQIRVKCLAGEQPREDAVHVRANLEDAYLWLMKSKNNKEKKLGEDPPLTRLKGKPH, encoded by the coding sequence ATGAGTAAGAACGGACTTTTACATACGATTATTAAGAGGAAAGTACTAGTTTCCATGCTATTCATTGGCTTTTCGGTGATGGGCTATATTTCCTATAACAAATTGCCAGTTGAGCTTTTCCCAAATGTTGAACTACCGGTATTGATAGTGCAGGTTGGCACAACTTCTGAAGTAGATCCAAAATACATGGAACGGGAAGCCATTGTGCCGCTTGAAAGTGCTATCAGTACGTTGGAAGGAATTGAAGAGATCACCTCTAATGCCGATAGCCAGCAAGGCATGATCTTTATTTCCTTCCGAAAAGGAGTCAACATCAAATACGCCTATCTAAAGTTGGAACAAAAAGTAGGCGCCATCAAATCTGATCTGGGGTCTGAATTTCTGGTCAATATTATTAAAATTGATACGGATCAGTTCACCAATGCTTTTATGGATTTGCAAGTACTGGGCAGCAGTGGCGTAGATCGGGTCAGAAATGTTACGGATCAATACATTACCGACCGACTGAACGATATTGAGGGCATTGGGGGCGTGGAAGTATTTGGTGGTCGTCAGAAAACGGTCGAGATCATCATGAATGATGCGGTCTGTGAAGCAAATGGGATTACACCCAATACCATCAGTAGTGTACTCTCGCAGAACTCTAATAAAAGTGCTTTTGCCGGACAGATTGAAAGAAATGGTGAACAAATTTTTGTCAATGTTACAGCCGAATTAAAGGACATTAAGAACATCCAAAACCTTGTCGTTTCAGAAAAAGGCCCTTTGCTATTGAGCGATGTAGCCGATGTCTTCTTTGGAGTAAAAAAGCAGACCTCTCTAAGTCGGATTAACGGAAAAGATGCCGTTTCCATTCGCTTATCAAAAGCTCCGCAAGCAAATCTAATTGCACTTTCAGAAACAAGTTTAGAAGCAATTGATGCCATAAATGAAGACCTGGAAGCATTGGGCGTGGAGATTGTGGTACAAAGCAATCAGGCTGAGTTGATGAACTCCAATATAGATCAGATTAAAAACCTGGCAGTGACTGGGGGTCTATTGGCCATTTTTGTTCTATGGGTATTTCTACGAAGGTTAAAATTCATTTTGAGCATTGCGCTCGCCATTCCTATTTCGGTCTATACTGCTTTCAATTTTTTCTATGCAGCAGGTATTTCTATCAATAGCCTTACGCTTATTGGTATGGCACTGGCCATAGGGATGCTGTTGGATAATAGTGTCGTGGTATTGGAAAACATCTACCGACATGTAGTCAATAAAAAGAAAAAAGAAGATGCTGTTGTAGACGGTACCAAGGAAGTAATGCGATCAGTCATTGCTGCTACCTTAACTACGGTCACGGTATTCCTGCCCTTTATTTTCTCCTCCAATTTCCTGATCACCATGATCGGAACGCATATTGGAATTTCCATCATTTCAACCTTATTGGTTTCTTTGGTCGTGGCGCTAGTTTTAATTCCGATGCTTGCACATTCTGCCATTAACAAAGAAGATCAGGAAAAGGCACCGCTAATTAAAAATGCTTCCATTCGCCAAAGGATGATCCAGATGTATGTGGTGATTTTGAAGTCCTGTTTTAGGAGGCCACTTTTTACGGTTATCGGTGGACTGGTACTGTTTTTCGTCACCATTGGGCTTAGCTTTTTAGTGAGTATGACGGGACCGACTGAAGTAGAAGATACGCAAATGAATATGTTTGTGACCATGCCACAGGGCGCCACATTAGAGACTACAGATCTGAAGACGAGGAGTATTGAGGAGAAAGTGATGGAAATCCCAGTAGTGGACAAAGTGATCAGTCAGATTTCCGAAGGTGATGCGGTACTTACTGTGATGCTAATAGAAGGATTTAAAGATTTAGACAGCATTTCTATACCAGACGTTCAAAACAAATTAAAGAGTATCAGCTCTAGTTTTGAAGATATGGACATTTCATTGGATGAGCCACCGCCTAGCAGAAGTGGCCAAAGTGGGGTTGGAAGTTCAGCTTCTAGTGATTTTGAAAGAATGTTAGGAATTGGAACTCCTACAGAACGCATTATTATCAAAGGCCAGGACTTTGAATTGATGAAAATCATTGCGAATGATATCAATAACTATGTAAGTGGATTGCAATCCATTAAAAGAAGTACGGTGAATATTAGCCCAGAGCGTCCAGAAGCTCATATTCTCTTTGATCAAAAGCGCATGAGTGCTAATATGATCACGCAGCAAAATGTAGCAATTGGCCTTAATGATTTCCAGCCTTCTTTTTCTTCTGGTTCCAACTTTGTGAGTGGTGGTGAAGAATTTGAAATCACCATCCAAACACAAAATCAAGTGAATCAGGCCGCTAAGGAGATGAAAGACCTACGAGAGATGCCTATTACAAGTACAACGGGTGTATCGCATTCTCTTGCTGATATTGGTTCTGTGATTTATTCTTCTGGAGAAAGCACCATCACCAGATTGAATCAGGAAAAACGAATTGAGATTACCTACAGTTTTATTGATGAAGTTACCAAATCAGAATCTCTCTTGGAATCTTCCCGAGTGGAAATTGACCAGGTTGTGAGTAGCGTCAATATTCCAAAAGGAATGGTGGTAGATGTAATTCACGATGAAGGCATGTATGATGAACTCTACTTCTTTATTTTTGCTGCTATTATGATCATTTTCATGATTTTAGCGGCAGTTTTCGAATCCATCTACTTGCCAATTGTGATCATGTTCTCGATTCCTCTGGCTGGCATAGGCGCTTTCTTAGGACTGACTTTCACCGGAAATTCACTGTTGAATGCGAATACCTTGATAGGATTGATGATCCTGTTAGGTGTTGTGGTCAATAATGGAATTATCCTGATTGACTATTCTCGGATTTTGAGAAGAAGAGGTTATAACAAATACCGATCCTTGATGATGAGTGGGATTTCACGCATCAGGCCTATCCTGATTACTTCCATTACCACTTTTGTGGCCATGTTGCCTTTGGCACTGGGAGATGCAGAATATGTGACCAGCATAGGCCAACCTTTTGCTGTAACAGTTATGGGCGGACTCGCTTTTGCTACAATCCTAACCCTGATCTACATTCCGACTATGAGTGCCGGGTTGGAAAGCGTATTACAGTGGTTCCGAAATCTAAAAATGAGCACTAAGCTCATACAGATTGCCCTCATGATCTTTTTTGCTAGCTTAATTTATCTGCAAATTGAAGGAATGCTTTGGCAGGTAATCTGGTTTCTTTCCGCTATTATTCTGATTCCGGGTGGTACCTATTTCATCATGACCTCGCTACGTCAAGCCAATGCTAAAATGGTAGCGCCAGATGAGGCTATGCATATTGAGATTCAAAACCTGACCAAAGTTTATGGTCGAGACAAACGATGGATTAGAGAATGGAAAGGCAATAAGCGTCTGTTTGATGAGCGTAATGAAGAACCGGTTTCCCGAAAATCAATCCTGCAAAATTCAATATGGCAAGGGGCATTGATTGCATTTCTGGTGTATTTCATCTATTTCTTTTTGGATAAGGCCTTCTGGCAACTGCTTTTTATGATTTCTCTGCATGCTTTATTGCTATCCATCTTCAAGGAAGTAGCACAACTAGCAGGAAAAGGACGGAAACTTATTAGATTTATCTATTCCATATTGTACTGGGGCTTTCCGATCATCAGTGCGGTATATCTCTATAGCGATATACAAGTGAAAGGCGTAGGGGTATTCCTGATCATACTATGGTTCACTGGTCTATTTCTGGTACGCGTAGCTAGAAAGCTTTCAGAAAAACCAGTGGTAGTTGAGCAAATTAAAGGACGTTTTGCTAAAATCAAAAGGTTGTATTATAAGCTATTGTTGGCTATTCCTTATGTAAAACCTAAGAAATCACAATTTAAAGCACTTAAAGGGGTGAGCCTCAATATTGAGCAAGGTATGTTCGGACTTTTAGGACCAAATGGCGCAGGTAAAACAACACTGATGAGGATTCTCTGCGGTATTATGGATCAAAGTTATGGTAAGATCTGGATCAATGGACATGACACTACTCTAAAGCGAGAGGAACTTCAAGGGCTTATTGGATATCTGCCTCAAGCCTTTGGAACTTATGAAAATATGACGCCATATGAGTTTTTAGATTATCAGGCCATTCTGAGAAAAATCAGCCAAAAAGATGTGCGGGAAGAGCGAGTTCAATACGTACTCAAAGCAGTGCATATGGATGAGCACCAGCATAAGAAGATTGGCTCTTTCTCTGGTGGGATGAAACAGCGAATTGGAATCGCACAAATACTGCTTCACTTGCCGAAGATTTTGGTTGTAGATGAGCCTACTGCCGGACTTGATCCATTGGAAAGAATCCGTTTCAGGAATCTATTAGTAGAATTGAGTCGCGAGCGGATTGTAGTTTTCTCTACTCATATCATTGAAGATATTGCAAGTAGTTGTAACAACTTAGCAGTGTTGATTTCTGGAAATATAGAGTATATGGGCAGTCCGACTACTATGGCGGAGCTGGCTGATGATAAAGTATGGGAGTTTCACCTTTCACCAGAGCAATTTGAAGCGAAGAAGGAAAATTATTTGATTGTTCATCACATGCGAGAAGGTGACCAGATTCGGGTAAAATGCCTTGCGGGTGAGCAACCAAGGGAAGATGCGGTGCATGTGCGGGCTAACTTGGAGGATGCGTATTTGTGGTTGATGAAGAGTAAAAATAATAAGGAAAAGAAGTTGGGAGAGGATCCCCCCCTAACCCGCCTCAAGGGGAAGCCGCACTGA
- a CDS encoding endonuclease domain-containing protein: MSKNKILPYKPYLKKLARELRKNSTIAEIMLWEQIKGRELGFQFHRQVPIDRYIVDFYCHELMLAIEVDGSSHDNEEGVILDEHRQSKLEKYGVKFLRFDDTDVKQSTENVVETIKEFIKQLEHPPSPPSRGEQP, from the coding sequence ATGAGCAAAAATAAAATCCTACCATACAAACCCTATCTGAAAAAACTAGCTCGAGAGCTAAGAAAAAACAGTACAATAGCAGAAATAATGCTTTGGGAACAGATAAAAGGTAGGGAATTAGGTTTTCAGTTTCACAGGCAGGTGCCAATTGATCGCTATATCGTAGATTTCTATTGTCATGAATTAATGCTCGCGATTGAAGTAGATGGTTCATCACATGATAATGAAGAAGGGGTAATTCTTGATGAACACAGACAATCAAAGCTTGAAAAGTATGGGGTGAAATTCTTAAGGTTTGATGATACTGATGTTAAGCAAAGCACAGAAAATGTGGTTGAGACCATTAAAGAATTTATTAAGCAATTGGAACACCCCCCTTCACCCCCCTCAAGGGGGGAGCAGCCCTGA
- a CDS encoding cupin domain-containing protein, which yields MDKVNLQQKFSLFSEHWSPKIVGELNGQHVKLAKLKGEFVWHKHDEEDELFFVVKGSFKMKYRDRTVEVNENEFLIVPRGVEHKPVAKEEVWVMLFEPTSTLNTGSAQSPLTKKYLDEI from the coding sequence ATGGATAAAGTAAACCTTCAACAGAAATTCTCTCTATTTTCAGAACATTGGTCACCTAAAATTGTGGGCGAACTGAATGGTCAGCATGTAAAACTTGCCAAACTGAAAGGTGAATTTGTGTGGCATAAACACGATGAGGAGGACGAACTCTTTTTTGTGGTGAAAGGCAGCTTTAAAATGAAATATCGAGATCGAACAGTAGAAGTAAATGAAAACGAATTCTTGATTGTGCCCCGAGGTGTTGAACACAAACCAGTGGCGAAAGAAGAAGTTTGGGTGATGCTTTTTGAGCCCACTTCAACTCTCAATACAGGAAGTGCTCAAAGTCCCTTAACCAAAAAATATTTGGATGAAATTTAG
- a CDS encoding VOC family protein, which translates to MSHDYNPFENSEFTTILVVSDMAKSKAFYVNVLGAEIFREYGGDSMVLKFLGDWILLVTPAGPTADKPNTYFVSPVDKDSVSHSFTIRVQDCNKSYEILKGRGAEFITPPVVNGAETRCFFRDPDGHLFEISEYRAT; encoded by the coding sequence ATGAGTCACGATTATAATCCATTCGAAAATTCCGAATTTACCACAATTTTAGTGGTTTCTGATATGGCTAAATCCAAAGCATTTTATGTAAATGTACTAGGAGCTGAAATCTTCCGAGAGTACGGAGGAGACTCAATGGTACTAAAATTCTTAGGGGATTGGATTTTACTAGTCACTCCCGCTGGACCCACAGCAGATAAACCCAATACTTATTTTGTTTCTCCAGTTGATAAAGACTCAGTTAGTCACTCATTTACAATCAGAGTTCAAGATTGCAATAAGTCTTATGAAATTTTAAAGGGCAGAGGTGCTGAGTTTATAACACCTCCTGTAGTAAATGGTGCTGAAACCAGATGCTTTTTTAGAGATCCGGATGGTCATTTGTTTGAAATAAGTGAATACCGAGCAACGTAA
- a CDS encoding MepB family protein — MNNNLKQINTQVYEKCGLKMSDFQIEDESKEYEACRFELNGRSIISRKAKITPKKAGQFVVYWKRNSQGIIAPLEEADRFDFYVVSVITEKQLGQFVFPKSVLIEKGILSTSKKEGKRAFRVYPNWEIVKSIQAKRTQKWQQYYFYEINDSTDFKKVKELYATN, encoded by the coding sequence ATGAACAATAATTTAAAGCAGATCAATACTCAAGTTTATGAAAAATGTGGGCTAAAAATGTCAGACTTTCAAATTGAAGACGAAAGCAAAGAATATGAAGCTTGCCGATTTGAGTTGAATGGAAGGAGTATTATAAGCAGGAAAGCTAAAATTACGCCTAAAAAAGCCGGACAGTTCGTAGTGTACTGGAAAAGAAACAGTCAGGGAATAATTGCACCGCTTGAAGAAGCTGACAGATTCGATTTTTATGTGGTGAGTGTAATAACTGAAAAGCAGTTGGGACAATTTGTTTTCCCCAAATCTGTGCTTATTGAAAAAGGTATATTATCAACTTCTAAAAAAGAAGGGAAAAGAGCCTTCCGAGTTTATCCTAATTGGGAAATTGTAAAAAGCATACAAGCTAAAAGAACCCAAAAATGGCAACAGTACTATTTTTACGAAATAAATGATTCGACCGACTTTAAAAAGGTGAAGGAATTATATGCAACTAATTAA
- a CDS encoding RNA polymerase sigma factor — MSSDFYHSSIVPYAAIIIKICRAYTNSQEDFEDYYQEVCLQIWRSRESFNEQCAWTTWIYRISLNVCLTLLKKKKNNEPIHFTSDVLPDSVTVSNKAFENEALNQLYTAIKHLSEVDRAVILLYLEEKPQQEIADILGTNPNNIGVRVKRIKERLKKIIDEKFN; from the coding sequence ATGAGTAGCGATTTTTATCACTCTTCAATTGTACCTTATGCAGCCATCATTATCAAGATCTGCAGGGCGTATACCAATTCTCAGGAGGATTTTGAAGATTACTATCAGGAAGTTTGTCTACAAATCTGGAGAAGCAGAGAAAGCTTTAATGAGCAATGCGCATGGACTACATGGATTTATAGAATCTCTCTGAACGTATGCTTGACGCTCCTAAAGAAGAAGAAAAATAATGAGCCTATTCATTTTACCTCTGATGTGCTACCAGATTCAGTTACGGTAAGCAATAAGGCATTTGAAAATGAAGCGTTAAATCAATTATACACCGCCATAAAACACTTATCAGAAGTTGATAGAGCTGTGATACTTCTTTATTTGGAGGAGAAACCACAACAAGAGATCGCTGATATTCTGGGTACAAATCCGAATAATATTGGAGTAAGAGTAAAAAGAATTAAAGAACGACTTAAAAAGATTATAGATGAAAAATTCAATTGA
- a CDS encoding alpha/beta hydrolase family protein produces the protein MRKIKLLFLVFLAPLLASAQQVTGDWYGLLKVQGMELPLIFHITETEGNYSATMDSPAQKAFGMPVSSVTFIDGQLDLQIANIGAQYKGALSDSKIKGKFYQANQSFQLDLSTEPIAERKIVRPQEPTKPYPYYAEEVSFSSEEGEVTLAGTLSLPKNKENFPTAILISGSGPQNRDEEFMTHKPFLVLADYLTRQGIAVLRYDDRGFGASTGDHNAATSADFANDVKAAVRYLKNRNDINPEKIGLIGHSEGGLIAPLVAADIPMNFIVLLAGPGVTGEQISIQQIELLGKLKGADEQDIKNEVAVMQGIFELVKNNEENMETLKNKLEVYIGHQMEKNKVVIEGMSTEEYIEKQIAQLTRPWLLYFLNHDPRATLVKVECPVLAINGAKDVQVGPSNLEVIKKALLEGGNKKVTVKEFENMNHLFQICETGSMEEYAQIETTMEPLVLETVSSWINKQN, from the coding sequence ATGCGAAAGATTAAATTATTATTTCTGGTATTCCTGGCTCCGCTTCTAGCGTCTGCTCAACAAGTAACTGGCGATTGGTATGGCCTCTTAAAAGTCCAGGGTATGGAGCTTCCACTTATTTTCCATATTACGGAAACAGAAGGCAACTATTCTGCAACAATGGACAGCCCAGCACAAAAAGCCTTTGGTATGCCGGTTAGTTCCGTAACATTTATTGACGGTCAATTAGATTTGCAGATCGCCAATATTGGAGCACAGTACAAAGGAGCACTTTCGGATAGCAAGATCAAAGGAAAATTTTATCAGGCTAACCAGTCTTTCCAGCTTGACCTCTCTACTGAACCCATAGCCGAAAGGAAGATTGTTAGACCGCAAGAGCCGACTAAACCCTATCCGTATTATGCTGAAGAAGTAAGCTTTAGCAGCGAAGAAGGAGAAGTGACGCTTGCCGGGACACTTAGTTTGCCAAAGAATAAGGAGAATTTTCCTACAGCTATTCTGATTTCTGGTTCTGGTCCACAAAATAGGGATGAGGAATTTATGACGCATAAGCCCTTTCTGGTGCTGGCAGATTATTTGACTCGCCAGGGAATCGCAGTTTTACGTTATGACGATCGTGGTTTTGGAGCCTCTACTGGCGACCATAATGCCGCTACTAGTGCCGATTTTGCAAATGATGTGAAAGCTGCTGTCCGTTATTTGAAGAACCGGAACGATATTAATCCGGAAAAAATTGGACTAATAGGCCACAGTGAAGGGGGCTTAATTGCGCCATTGGTGGCAGCTGACATTCCTATGAATTTCATAGTTCTATTGGCCGGGCCTGGTGTCACTGGAGAGCAAATATCAATACAGCAAATCGAGCTTTTAGGGAAGTTAAAAGGTGCTGATGAGCAGGACATTAAAAATGAAGTAGCCGTTATGCAAGGTATATTTGAGCTAGTAAAAAATAATGAGGAGAATATGGAAACTTTAAAAAATAAGCTTGAAGTTTACATTGGCCATCAGATGGAGAAAAATAAGGTAGTTATAGAAGGAATGAGCACCGAAGAATATATAGAGAAGCAAATAGCTCAGTTGACTAGGCCTTGGTTGCTTTATTTTTTAAATCATGATCCAAGAGCCACATTGGTAAAAGTAGAATGCCCAGTTCTGGCAATCAATGGAGCGAAGGATGTGCAGGTAGGTCCGAGTAACCTAGAGGTCATCAAAAAAGCATTGCTCGAAGGAGGAAACAAAAAAGTGACTGTAAAAGAATTTGAGAATATGAACCACTTATTTCAAATCTGTGAGACAGGTTCTATGGAGGAATATGCTCAAATAGAGACTACCATGGAACCCCTAGTGCTGGAGACGGTCTCAAGCTGGATCAATAAGCAAAACTAA